In the Vicinamibacterales bacterium genome, GGACGGGGAGCGCGACACGAGACGGCTGCGGCCGGCTCGCGTGGGTGCAACAATCGTCGACCGCCGGCAAATTACCGGCCAGGAGGCTCGCGGTATGCGGAGTGTGATGTCGCTGGCGTGCGCGGTTGCCATGGCCGCTGTCGTAACAGGCCAGGGGCGGGAAGACGGGCTGGTGTCGCTCGCAGACGCCGAACGGGCCTTCGCGAAGCTCAGCGTCCGGACGAGCCAGCGCGAGGCCTTTCTCGCCAACTTCGCCGACGAAGGAGTCTGGTTCGATCCCGGCCCCTCCAACACGAAGGCCGCGCTGGCGAAATCCGCCGCGCCGACCTCGGCGCGAAAGCGGAGCCTCGACTGGGAACCTGTGACGGGCGACATCGCGCTCTCGAGTGAACTCGGGTACACGACCGGGCCCTACACGCTCACCGAAGACGGGAAGACGATCGCCGAGGGATGGTTCTTCTCCGTCTGGCGGAGGCCGTCCGGCGGGCAGTGGAAGGTCGTGGCCGACTTCGGGATTCCTGTCGCGTCGGGCAGCACGCTCCGGCCGCGCGAGTTCAAGGCGGCCGAAGTGCACGGCGTGCGCCCGGCTGGCCTGGTGGGGGAGGACGCCGCGAAGACCGAGATCGAAACGGCCGAACGGGAGTTCGCCGAGCGGGCAGGCCGCGACGGCCTGCAGGCGGCCTGCCGAGACAGAGGCACCGACGATCTCCGCCTCTACCGACCGAACGACGCGCCGCTCGTCGGGCGCCTCGCGGCCGCGGCGTCGATGCCGTCCCTGCCGACGCGTCTTCAGTGGCAGCCGTCGCACGTCTCGGTCTCGACGGCGGGAGACCTC is a window encoding:
- a CDS encoding nuclear transport factor 2 family protein; this translates as MRSVMSLACAVAMAAVVTGQGREDGLVSLADAERAFAKLSVRTSQREAFLANFADEGVWFDPGPSNTKAALAKSAAPTSARKRSLDWEPVTGDIALSSELGYTTGPYTLTEDGKTIAEGWFFSVWRRPSGGQWKVVADFGIPVASGSTLRPREFKAAEVHGVRPAGLVGEDAAKTEIETAEREFAERAGRDGLQAACRDRGTDDLRLYRPNDAPLVGRLAAAASMPSLPTRLQWQPSHVSVSTAGDLAYSYGAYAIGSDSGGTATKGFYLHVWKRRPEGWRLAVDVTNVER